Proteins co-encoded in one Dendropsophus ebraccatus isolate aDenEbr1 chromosome 9, aDenEbr1.pat, whole genome shotgun sequence genomic window:
- the LOC138800501 gene encoding E3 ubiquitin-protein ligase TRIM39-like — MASAELREELDCSICLSLYTDPVSLRCGHNFCRSCIVQVLDTQDGAGGYSCPDCRAEYPEHPTLEKNRKLGNIVERFLSTQPDMEETRIFCTYCIKSPVPAVKSCLQCEISLCDDHLTAHNKMVDHILTEPTGSFSSKKCPIHKKVLELYCPQDAACLCVFCCLVGNHQGHQVKPLDAASEEKKKQLRKDLDELNPQKAEIQTRLQNLHDHQRNIQEKASDKRKNVSKLFMDIKKQLEMAEKKALSEISRQEEKIVSQISDLIKKLEIEEDELSRKMRHLEEMCQVTDPIRLLQEPEITVCGHGDGEDTGEDGGKVRSEDDLDEVGISLTLHRSMRNIVTNVTSQLRFQVPDILLDEDTASVDVKVSEDLKMATNTEEQERPESPGRFLTYSQVLSRCGFSSGRHYWEVEWDRIGTWSIGVSYPSIEKRGDESGLGLNDKSWCMDIYDTTYDALHNSLTVMSITKPTCPTLGIFLDYEAGRLSFYELCDPIRHLHTFTASFTEPLHVMLYVYEGASVTIRS; from the coding sequence ATGGCGTCTGCTGAGCTGAGGGAAGAGCTGGACTGCTCCATCTGCCTGAGCCTCTATACAGATCCCGTATCcctgagatgtggacacaacttctgccgcTCGTGTATTGTTCAGGTGCTGGatacacaggacggggctggaggTTACTCCTGTcctgactgcagagcagaatATCCCGAGCATCCGACCCTGGAGAAGAACAGGAAGCTGGGTAATATAGTGGAGCGTTTCTTATCTACTCAGCCTGATATGGAGGAGACCAGAATCTTCTGCACTTACTGTATAAAGTCTCCTGTCCCGGCTGTGAAGTCCTGTCTGCAGTGTGAGATCTCTCTATGTGACGACCACCTGACAGCCCACAACAAGATGGTGGATCATATACTAACAGAGCCCACCGGTTCTTTCAGCAGCAAAAAATGTCCCATCCATAAGAAGGTTCTGGAGCTTTATTGCCCTCAGGATGCGGCCTGTCTGTGTGTCTTTTGCTGTCTGGTTGGGAATCACCAGGGACACCAGGTAAAACCTCTAGATGCGGCTTCTGAGGAGAAGAAGAAACAGCTGAGGAAAGATCTGGATGAACTGAACCCTCAAAAAGCTGAAATTCAGACAAGACTCCAGAATCTGCATGATCATCAGAGGAATATCCAGGAGAAAGCCTCCGATAAGAGGAAGAACGTCAGTAAGTTGTTTATGGACATTAAGAAGCAACTGGAAATGGCTGAAAAGAAAGCGCTGAGCGAGATCTCCAGGCAGGAGGAGAAGATTGTGTCTCAGATATCTGATCTGATCAAGAAGCTGGAAATAGAGGAGgacgagctgtccaggaagatgcGTCACCTGGAGGAGATGTGCCAGGTCACTGACCCAATAAGACTCTTACAGGAACCGGAGATTACAGTATGTGGTCATGGAGATGGTGAGGACACAGGGGAAGATGGTGGAAAGGTCCGGTCTGAGGATGATCTAGATGAGGTTGGGATCTCACTGACCTTACACCGATCTATGAGGAATATTGTCACCAATGTAACATCACAGCTCAGGTTCCAGGTCCCAGACATATTGCTGGATGAGGACACTGCTAGTGTAGATGTGAAGGTATCAGAAGATCTGAAAATGGCAACCAATACAGAAGAACAGGAGAGACCAGAATCACCAGGAAGGTTCCTGACTTACTCCCAGGTGTTAAGCAGATGTGGCTTCTCCTCAGGAAGACATTACTGGGAGGTAGAGTGGGACAGGATAGGAACATGGAGCATCGGAGTGTCCTATCCCAgtatagagaagagaggagatgaGTCTGGTTTGGGGCTTAATGATAAATCTTGGTGTATGGATATATATGATACAACATATGATGCATTACACAACTCACTTACAGTAATGTCCATTACAAAGCCAACATGTCCAACACTTGGCATCTTCTTAGACTATGAGGCCGGGCGTCTGTCCTTCTATGAACTGTGTGACCCtatcagacacttacacaccttcactgcctccttcactgagcccCTCCATGTTATGCTCTATGTGTATGAAGGAGCATCTGTAACAATAAGAAGCTGA